In one Sphingobacterium daejeonense genomic region, the following are encoded:
- a CDS encoding DUF1003 domain-containing protein, with amino-acid sequence MEKLDNPYPFILMNLVLSCIKTELEIRSLLKKIDMLLQEEIKQLFESQVTHLKLLKQMSDHIDKLEKEIKNRYQQ; translated from the coding sequence ATGGAAAAATTGGATAACCCATATCCTTTTATTCTGATGAATTTGGTTCTTTCCTGTATTAAAACAGAATTGGAAATCAGGAGTTTGCTCAAGAAGATAGATATGCTTTTACAGGAAGAAATAAAACAATTATTTGAGTCACAAGTGACCCATTTAAAGTTACTTAAACAGATGTCAGACCATATTGATAAATTGGAAAAAGAAATTAAAAATAGATATCAACAATAA